The DNA region TTTTCCATCTTTTTCACTGTTCAACCAATGTGCATAGTCTTGAGAACTGTAAACGTCGTAAATGGTAATAAAGTATTATGATTATAATAATCAGtgtcttctctctctctctttctctctctctctctttctctctctctctctctctcctctctctctctctctctctctctctctctctctctctctctctctctctctctctctctctctctctctctctctctctctctctctctctctctctctctctctcttttggCAAACAGAAACACAAGGTACCTCTTCTTAGTATTCCATGTTTACATTATACAAGACAAATAGAGAAAGAAAAAACAGAAGCAATGTCACAAGACTCAGCAGCAGCTGCAGAAAACAGTGAAGATGTAATATCTTTGACTGAAAATACAGGTAAtctaaatatgtttattttgtttagcAGAGAAGGCCATTGATTACATGTGTTTCTTCACCAACTACCTGCACTGCAGAATAAAACATAGAATGAAACTTAGTTGAACCTGTTACCCCTGTATTATGTAAGTGGTATCACCCAAgcaacagaaaacaaatgaaatgagcCAAACTATAAGGATCATAGGGATATCCGAAGTTGGAAAGTTTATCTGCTAGTATATTTGCTGCCAGTTGTGTAAAATGTAGTGTTATCTGTTGAAGGTGAAACAATCAACTCAAATAATCATGAGAATCCTAGTCAAACTGGTGAGAGCACTAGTGCAGAAGAAGGCAAAAATGGGAACCTTGTTGAGGGCGCCATTGAGGGTGCTGTTGCCCAGCATGGTGAAGATAAGAATAGTGACATGAAGTCAAAGATTGAAGTTTGCAAGGATGAGTCTGTCAGTAAGTAATACTTCAAAGTGTTTTATCTTACTTATGGTACAAATTGTATGATAGACAATACCATGAATCCTAGTTTTAATTGTGAGTGTATCCTGATGTACCGGTATAAATCTCATggtatttttgctaaggtttaAGGGAACTCGGTAACAGAaaggagaaaggggtaaaaatggtaGTGTTTCCCTGTATATTCTATGGTACCAGATAAAAAATGACATGGGACCcctgtagattttacctacttaccacccttagcaaaaatacATTTCTCACACACTTCAGAGTTTATAGAATTAACATCACAGGTTTCCATATGCATATAAACACTTATGCCACACCAGGAAGTCGTGTCATAGATGTTCACAGCCATCGGTATAGTTCACAGTATTAACAATTTTGATCTGTTGTTACAGGCGTGGAAGAGTTTGGTGAATACCTCGAAAAGTTGTTtgagtttgaaaatatttccatCAAGAAATTCAAGTAAGTTGTGTCATCTTTTGGAAAATGAACAGAGCTGGGTCATTAATTGATGTCACATACTAATACACACAAGTAGCATGTAAAACCGTAAAGGTGTCAAACCATTTTGGATGgaaatgcaaatgaaaacaatgcTGAAAGTTGCAACTACTGTGGCATTAAGTGTAAGGATTAGAAACCTCAAAGGCATTCCGTCATTGGTTTCCTCTGGGATGGTTATCAGATTAGCCGAATCACTAATCAACATGGagaattttgttcatttattacatttactgATTCTAAGTATTTCAAAGTAATTCACAATATATTGTAGATTTTGAGCACCTGCAGCAAGATGTTAACTCCCAGTTTGAGTGGAGTATATCTTCAGATCTCAACTTTCTTTGACCAGAGTGTCACTTTATCACTTGGTTTGACTCGTACTGGACATCAACAGAAAGAAAGCAAAGAATGAGTGATAAACTGAAAATGAATTCTTGTTGATAGGTCATGGGCAGCAAGAAGACAACACAACAGAGAACAGAAGAGGAAACAAGCAGCTGAGAGACCTACTTTTGTAAgtatctttgaaattgacaaataCAGTGGAGAAACTTAAAGGCTGTTTGTTAGAGAATGTCTTGTGCAATTGGCGTCTAGGGCTAACTGCTAATGTCTGGGGTTATCCACTGGTGTCTAGGGGGTATCTGCTAGTGTCTAGGGCTATCTGCTTGCGTGTAGGGCTATCTGCTGGCATGCAGAGCTATCTGTCAGCATGTAGGGCTATCTGCTGGCATCACAGGACTATCTGCTGGCATCTGGAGCAATCTGCCATGGCATCTGTCATGATAGTGGCTGTTATGAGGACAAACACATCAAATTGCATGAATTTTAAGGACAggactttaatttattttgatgaCACTGTTTCAGAATAGTGTtcaacaatataatatatttccaTTTACCTGAACAGCCTGGCAGCCAGAATGTGGTGACCCTAAAATTACCTGAAAATGGACCTACTCACAAAGGAAAAAAAGGTATGcacaatgttttgaaattaacataaaaCTACCATGATTGAATTTTTGGTTTGCAATCATACTGGAGTAGGGATATTTCAATCTGTTTGGTCGGTGacagtaaaaaaacaaacaagaaagtTGTAATATAGATGACAACACAACATTCTTTAGAATCAAATGTGTCAAGTACAgaataacacattttttgaaaagaagcaaaatagtttgtacatgtactaaaccATCAAAGTGATATGGATATTCTTTCCTGATAATAGAATTTTACTGAAGAACTGTCCTTGTATTCTGACATTAATTGTATACTTCATTCCAATTATCTTTCTAGAAATTACACTTAATCTACATGGTAAAACAAATGTCTGTCTTCTGCACGAATACGCACAACGAGTTCTCAGAGCTCATCCAAAATACATCTTTGATGAGAATGGTAAGatgatttgttattgtatgatTGTAAGAAAGATGACATAATGGTGTGGAGAGACAATCATGAATGAGatctctgttgttgttgttgttgttgttgttgttgttgttgttgttgttgttgttacatttatacataccttgcaaaaaatcatgtttttcaacaacaaaaattatattttttaaatcattagttttttaaaatcatttttaaaaaatcatttttttttttttttcatgccaAAGTTGCTTTCAgcaagttacatgtaaataagtCAGTCACtggcatacatgtacctctTCAACAACCTTTCTGCCAGTTTTAGGCTATTTGTTGTGCAGTCGGCATCATCTTTGCCCAACTGCAAGTTGTAAATTCAGGGTTTTAACATTCTTACAATTTTGTCGTATACCATTATGTCTGTTTCCATGACTACGCTTTTAAAGGTGTCGTACTTGCTGTGAGTAATCACCCATACAACTTTTTGAGCTCCACTGTTGGTTAACAGCtgaggttaaaggttaaaggttaaaggttaggTTGATTCTCATCATCATCCGCTGTCCATCATCTTTTTCTATTAGCCTCTTCTTCTCTGAAACGACCTGTCagattgttttgatatttggagTGGATGTCCCTTGAGGGAGGCTACTCAGGCTtcttcatgccaagttgatatcaatcattttctatttttattgatttttggtcaaaaataatattttcaaatatttttcaaggtaatgatttattttggtCTTTCTTCAACAGAGAATGCAAACGCACCATTCCAAGCTGTAATTAAAATCAATGAAGTGAAATATGGGTCAGGATTTGCAAGCAATAAAAAACTGGCCAAAGAAGAAGCAGGTAACTTAATTCCACACAGACTGCATCTACATTTGTGATGTATTATATGTGTCCCCTCAAACTAGAATCCCCTCAAACTATAGTCAATCCTGACGTGGACAGTACAACTTAAAGTATTTTTAGTGACATACATGCTTACTACATAGAccataaacaaaatgaaaagaaataagaacaaaaattacaccaaaaaaaaattaccatcTGGAATGGATCCATccaaaattgaattttaatgaGTTTCCTTAATTCCTGAACTATAATCAGTTGATCAAGTCATATTAAGACATGTCCACTGGTTGACAACTTGTTTAGATATGTATGTTTGCATCTGTCAAACAAGATCTAGTCAAATCTGTGGAGCTTCTACCACTCATAATTTAAGTAAAGCTCTCACAGTCAATCCTGTCATTGTTGTTATTGCAGCCAAGGCCACACTAGAAATTCTAGTTCCAGAATTGGTTGCACAAAAACAGGAGCATAAATCAGAACCTAACGATTTAGAGGTGAGTGGTGTTTAACGtaaagttgacctttgacctaacatTACCCATGCATATGGTCTTTGATGTCAGGGCTTCCATGCGAGTTTATTCATGCATCATGGTAAAGTATCCAGTGACTTGTCTTACATTTTACTCTGTGTACACTTAAGACTGAAAGATCAGCCATTGTGGATGCTCTTCTCATCTCTTTCCACAAGGGGAAGAGATGATAAGATGCCCTCGGTGATATATTTTACAGTATACACTGTAAGAGAGAGAATCTTGTCAGTTGCATGACATGCCTAAATGAAGATATTCATTCTGATAACCTTGATGtaattctgtgtttgtgtttatagTACTTTGATCACATATCCATAGAGGATTCTAGAGTTTATGATCTATGTCATAAAGCTGGACAACTCACCCCATGGCAGATTCTACAAGAGTGTCTCAAAAGGTAAGGAGATACATTCCTATCTCCTCAAGATATGCCAGACCCTGATATGTGCAGTATACTTGTAGCAaggtatatataatgtatagtaAAAGGTCAGCTGTGTTGATAAAACTATGTATAGATCTGTAGTAAACTTCATGTACTCAGGACATTTATTttagagagggcgctgtttagtAGAGGGACCTTTCATTCTCTGAAGAATGATGTAATAAATCAGTCACCTATAATTTCATCAGAATATGTTCTATGTGgtcatcattattgttattacacATGTTTTACAGGAACCATGGAATGGGAGACACCAATGTCAAATTTGATGTCAAAGTTAATAAGAACCAAAGAAGTGAATACACAATGACATGTGGTAAACATGTAGCTACAGTAAGTAAAAATTCTAAGACAGAACCCAACAGTCTCACAATAGATGGTAGGGCATACAAAAGTGATTTTCGCAAGTGATGTGTATTTTGCAGCCGTATTTTAGTGAGTGATAGTGATACAGCTGAATAACCATATCACGAGTTGATGGTCAGCTTATACAACGGGTAACACTacagtaaagcactttctctatgtgctacactcatttatagtattcatatcaaATGTTAAAGTATACtgttggtttatttacaagcctagcattcACATCAactgtaaaagtatactttttcaattggtttatttacaagcctagcatgtggcctttctaatgtggtcagttagcaaatgaaacactatacttttatacttgatatggatgctataaacgattgtggtacatacagaaaacgctttacttggtgttatgggttataTATCTTGTTATATAGTAACTACTTGTACTGTATATGCAATGTATTCTGTGAAAATTATCAATGTATGAAGATAATATAGTTGCattttatgtgtaatatttgtgTGCTTCTATGCAGGGCTTTTGTAAAAACAAGATTGTTGGGAAACAGCTGGCAGCACAAACTATCCTACAGGTAAAGTATTTCAGAAACAATTACCTATGTGAAATTTCAGAAGAGAGCATGTACTAAGCAAAATTGTCAGTTGTCAACAACTTGTAAAGGTAGTAATGAATACTTTTGTGCATCCATTTCTAGAAACTACATCCTCAGATAAGAAGCTGGGGGTCTCTTATCAGAATGTATGGCAAGGGGGCATGTCTTATAGACAAACAGAAACAGGAAGCTGAACAAAGTGTGATGGAACTACAACATAATGCCAAGAAAAATAAACCCAACATGCACATCTTAGCCAAGCTGAGAGAAGAAATGAAACGACTATATGCGGATGATCAGGTGAGTCCAAATGCTATGACcccattttttaattttcagtcTGACCTATTCAGAACCCATGCATGTAGAAGATTGTGCCCCCTGTTGGAGAGGGGATGTTACATGCTTATTAGCCCCAACTTAGGAAAAGTCCagccagacttatttctgtcttttagtacacttgtattgattactgctatcataTGATTTTAGGTGATAAAATAGCTAGTAGgtaattcaattttgaaatcttgCCCAAAAAAGCCCTACTGCACTAGCATGTGTTCTgccattttggggatttcctgcaagggtttgtgGGGAAACCTAACAAGAAATGACACATGCCACAAGATTTTGCATTATCATGTCATATTCATTAATTTGAACTTATGCagttgttgttgtatttcattcatcaggaaaagaaaaagaagaaggtGAAAAAATTCCATCCAGGCAATATTGAGAAGCCATCAACAGCTCTTTGTTCATTAGATGTGTAAAGACACAAGTACTTCTGTCCAGTCAATTTCTGCAAGTGCAATGTATGAAGTGTTTTTGAGTGATAATTGAGTCTATAGAAACTTAACTCCAACGTTGTCCTTTCTTATATACTTACATTTACTGAAGGCCTTCAAAATGTATTGCAGTCATTATGTCTAGAATTTACCAAAGTCAAGGTTACATCGACAACCTCAATTTTGTTTGATTTCGTTTGTTGTTCAAGTGAATGCCGTGAAACAGATGATATCAGTCAATTTAATCAATTTTTGCAAACATATCAACAAAGTTTATGGCATTATTTgtgtccatgtacatgtactttgtgaAAGTGTACATTCAAGCCATTGGATACCCTTCACCAGTATGCACTCTAAGCCATCACAACTCACTATTCACACACAAAGACATTTCTTGATGACCCACCAACATTTAACAGTCACTTTTAAAATGTGGGGATTCAGAGCAAAATCCAATTTTTATGATGTTAACccttaaaatattttgtcatttgagGACACACTGCCCCTCACTAAGAGTAACCCTCAAGATATCAAGGTCTTCTGACGGACCTTATTGATCCCCCACCCCCTTGACTTAGTGAAGGGCCAGCTGTGTTTTCAATTGCCTACCCAGCAACAATACTGTAAACGGAAGATTGACATAAAATAGATCAGTATTATTTAGATGTGGTAACCAACTCATAATACTGTTTATCTATGTAATGTTACAATCTACAtgtaacaaatatttgaaaattttacatttgatgCATGTCATATCTTATCATAAACATGCACAGATTGTTTTTGAAAGATgtagaaattatttttaaaaatacactgtacattgtatacatgtttagTCAGGAGTGATAACAACAGAGAGCCCTTGTACAGAGTTAGacaattatacaaataatacttgtgtgtgtgtataaacacaaacaaatacaatcTGAGGTCTTATCAGGAAAGAAAAAAACGCACAAATTACATGATTGAAAAGATATTTTATGAAGAAAGTATCCAGGAATTCTGAATATATTCCCAGCTACTTTTGCCAAAATATTAACCAATAGATTCATTGAAGGAGCACAAAGTGAGTTTgcaaacattttaatttaaatgaaaatacttaGTTTAAACTGTGATTaaactattttagtataatgttaatctTGATGCATGCCTAAAATGGCATTAAAAACATCTAGTGTTGTTAGCACGGTAGACAATAATCATGAagtatgtgggttatacttccacgGCATAATAGCAGTTTCCTTGACATTTCAGTATAGATACGATAAATAATGAGTAATGTCATTGTATTGTTAATGTATTATGCTTAAATATATCAGGTGTTAATTCTGTCAGTAGCAAGTAATGGTTAACTATGGCTTTAATAGTTACTAGAAAACTACTACTAATCTTCATTTGTCCAagtaaatttggaaatttgttgaatggtcgccacaagaGCAGTGCCCTAGTTTTGAAGAaacaggaggaaaccggagtacccggggaaaacctgcattgtttggcAGGGTCAAACTATGGATACCTTTAAATATGATATTAACAGGTACCAGGTTGTCAAGAATTACCTGCAGCAAACATTTAATATACCCCCTTTACAGTTGCAATGCATATAATTCATCATTTGACTTCTCTGTCTACTTCTGTCTGTTCTCCAGCTGTTTAGAATAAGTGATGAAATCACTAAGTAGTTTTGTCATCAGTAATTCTTGAGTCTGTACTCATCCAATATTAtcacaaaaaatacattatttatgaATGTTTGGTATAGGATAAATAAATTCTGAAGTTATGTCTTACCTGAAATTTTGTAACCTTTCCATCTGTGTTTCATATGTATTTGTAATATGCTAATAGTTAGAATTTTTTCCCTAAAGTGGCAGAGTCTGtaaccacagtccctctatcactgAGGCCCAATTTGTGTCCAAACTCTGTGCATGTAAATTAAAATGCACTTATTTCGTACAGATTTACATCACACAGATTAATACAGTTATGTAGAAGTAAATGTAAATCTGCACAGCATGTGAGAGGTGATTTATTATAAGCAACAATGCTTGGTAATTAAGAATGGTGTTTACAAATAGCTTGATAACAGTGAGTTACATTGTCCATGTATCTGAATTCCGAATGATATCGCTCAATAATTACACACTATTCAGGATATTGTTACGGTTGATATTAATAACACaactatcaaaataaaacaaccGGTAACCGGTGaaaaccataaagttacagactgtgcccctttaatgaaGCAATATTGATGAAATAAACCAAGGATTAGACTACCTGAAAGTAACATTTTGCCTTTTCTACTTGAAgtgctttgtcaaactgtccatTCACTTGCCATTACTACTATGTAGTGTTATTATCAGCTTATACAACACATACGTTGTTGTGAAATCAGAATTTCATTATACCAGGTTTTACTGTCTAGATGAATATTTCCAAGGAAAGTGATGATTAAAGTGgctgccatatggatgaggatttggtatttattttggatttttaatttagaaaACGATGTTATACATCCTGCTTgactaataaatatgtaaaatgtttgttattgtacatacaataacagacttttacacactttttggctttttgcaatgtattgagttacaatcaccgacttggtctatgttctttcacattgagttttcaagtaggaagctgtgacaaaattgttttatcaattaaaaaatccaaaataaatacccaatccctcatccatatggccactttaaggatTTTAGATTTTGTAATgtaaatttagaaatatttctTTACATGACAAAGAAGTTATTTTGAAGCTAGTACTAGAAGCAGAaagtaatgaatattaataGCTGATAAGtgattttttgtatatttttcattttaatagagccatatgttgtatgttgtcaGGAGCATGTGTTGGAATTATTGTGAGTATAACTCAGAGTATTTCCCTACAACAGTACTCAGTTCTGAagcacatttttttaatgatttatgaCCTGAATTTGTTGAAGTAAGTGGTGTTTGTTCATATGTGATGGCTTTGATGAAGTGAAATCCCGACTTTATATTTACCTGATATTTTATCatagatttgaaattacataGGATTGGAAATGGTTTGTATTTGAAGTCTTCGTCCAATAAGcaatattttagtttttaccaaatatacatgtatcccaCAATAATCATTATAGTTATTAAAGTTATTTGAAACTCAAATGTCAATGGGTTGCTATTCCTCACATTCCAAAAAATTAAAGAAGCATGGTCAGCAACTCCAAACAACTGAgtgtttttcatcatttttgtttccaaataaggGTTTACTTATATTTAGCATTTGCTGTTCCTTGTCCAAGGGCTGATGGCCACTGGCAGGACTACTACCCTATGAACTGCTGTGAAGCTGTGGTATAATATGCAAGAATAAAATGGtgtcattttattcatataatATGGGAATACTGTGTCACAGTGGTTTGTATGGTGGGAGTTTTGCCAGTGACTGCTGGTCATTGAAAAAGTGGCTGTGAAGGGTAAAATGTGAGTAATTTTTtgtttggaaacaaaaattacaaaaaatacttacaagttGCAGCCCATGTCCCTTTAAACTATGACGTTTTTTCTTTTCAAAcgaaaatgatataatattatgtaatacTTTGACCACAAAGTTTGAgagtaaaattaaaaatgatacatatttcacaaattttgcTCCATATATACACATCTCAATACTACCACACCTTCACTCAATATTTTATACTATTGAAGTATTATAAGCAAAGGAAAGATGACTCAAATTGCAGTACTGCATTCCGAATAATTACTTTTGAAGAGTACATCAATATGCACTCTAAAGTGTCACAATAAATTGTGTTAGAATTCTTATCTCAGAAAGCTAACATGTGTAAATATGTACTTCTCAGTATTTTAAGTAATAGAAAGTGTGCAAACATATTAATTTTAGCTATGTATTGCAGTCTTCATTGATGTAACACTATTTATGTAGACATAAATTGGCTTATGAATACAAAATTCATCTAGCTACAAACTAGCTTTTTGCTTAACTAACAAGTCAATAAAAATGTACACCACACTTGTACTTGCATGTCATGGAGTTCTGTCTTATTATCCAAGAGTACCAATTTATGCatattgtaattttattgaGGCTTCCAGTGCATCTTGATATGCTTAAACTTAATTTTATGCAAGTTATGTTATTTTTGAGATTAGCATGTACGTGTTTTGTACCCATTCAGTAATTCCAATCAGCTTGTTTTTTACATATCTTTGTAGACTACTAAATACAATACTTCATCATGTTCATGAATTTGTATCCCGgagtgatgcaacatgagtgattcaattttgaattgaatgaaCTTATTACTATCAATTTCACTATTATATAGATATTTGTCTTATCAGAACAAGACAAGTAGCGACAAAggcttaggtcacaagtattttctggcgaaatgaagaaaaatattggagaataacatagcagcgccagtaatatcaaagaaaaattggggaaagtaatggcaatgttgaacgttttgactcatatttcaaacacagcagaaccagtgatgtagacacgtgatgtagtgacatagacacacattgttgtgaagtagaacaaccagagtatatattccattttttttcaacttggcttgtgcatgggaTAATTACAACTTGTTTTGAACGTGCCTGAAATATGGACACTTCCAAGCCAGGTTAACTAGCCACCACTGATGTAAGAGTATTCTGAAAACAGGTATCTGTGGTGAAATTGGTATTAATACTAGTAGGAAGAGTGGAATAGTAACCCTGAATGTGGTCAGAGTCAGTATTTACAGTTCAATGATATCCAGAAATAGAGTACAAAGATAGAAGGTTTTAGTAATGCGATATTTGACAATTGTTGCCATGCAATAATTTATTTgtgacttgtatgtatgtagtaggGTGTGTTGTAGAGTTGTAATCTAAATGTACAGATAGGATTGTAATAAACTACTTTAGAAAACCTCACATGTGGTACCAATGCTTTGCGTGAGTGACTCATGAATTCTGtcgtcgtcccccccccccccatgttagATAACCCTTCTTTAACACCTTGAATAATTAATATGGCTACCACATTATCTTTGCCATCATCTCTTGAACTCTTTTCTTTTAGAGTTGTACATGTTAGCATACCCCATACCAGTTGACTTGGATGGCTGCCATGTATGCTGTTATTGTGTTTACTGGtttaaaaaaattgctgtcaggcctttaaaaaattgtttggttccagttacctgatcgcacctagcttttcacttcCGACCCTAATTTGTTTTTATGCATAACACAATATgagaaagaaataataaaatctcaaaaaattgtgaagtatgtgtcacaagaaatagtggatgcggaaacttaCATCAgctgaaaaagacaaaataaaactgttcttccaatctgtaatggctgtacatcagacaggaaaaaataaacaacacagtacagagactatttggaaaacaatggaaaacctaaaactagacactcacacagaagaaaaaaatctatctacccaacctattctaaattgAACGTAAATCGGAACCGCgcaatttattttatcatggtgCTTgggtggttgaaaaaaaaaatgtccaaaTCATCCAGCCCGACCACGACCctcgaaatcaaatggtttacacatagaccctacaccaacgttggtgtagggtctatggtttaccTCAGCAAAATCGgtactgatgacatcactggagaaaataatgaatgaCTCACGACGAACAAACTTGTCCATACAAGTCTTCAACTTTGACCTCTTGTATGTTTTGAGCATTGAATTTTTGAGCAGACTCCGTCActtgtaaatatctacaaaatgAGCACGACAGGTGATGCCTGGGCACAGCTGATATCTTCGTTAGACTTCGACTTCCCCCCAGTTCTGATCACCAATGATGAATTCACTATTGGTCGCGCGAAAGGTAATGTAACGTTACTAATGGTACtttaatacaatttacaatacaGGAAACAAAATCAAGGCGGGTGTAGTGGGGTTTGGTTTAAATAAactttacggggggggggggggttaacaaCGCATGGATGTGTataattgtgtatattataAGTACGTCTGATGTGTTTACTGTCGGA from Glandiceps talaboti chromosome 18, keGlaTala1.1, whole genome shotgun sequence includes:
- the LOC144449642 gene encoding microprocessor complex subunit DGCR8-like; this encodes MAESEHLTVGMSCPPLPDSPPPIEGLPPPPLPQHQSSDNAGMDDSSGSDGSDPSTEAKTYSVDEAREVPSTADDSAEDSENWSSDTSRPWKKRKLQSEPEAESEDSKMDFSCFKISFNADTEQMGKRQVFFTGENEFLLSEVNADDSGHGSVRNNEQQQPHNSIDTESKEQEQLEQQDGEVSFDIVDEIEDDFGDKDGHEEEDDEDSPAMASDDDAESFTEEIDAMLDEGMSFYKEKRKKRLDNLAAAGKDERDKNATEGLISVTNKRVLKSRGRSSLEPLPEGWVEITHGSGMPLYLHRGSRVVTWARPYFLGIGSARKHKVPLLSIPCLHYTRQIEKEKTEAMSQDSAAAAENSEDSTSAEEGKNGNLVEGAIEGAVAQHGEDKNSDMKSKIEVCKDESVSVEEFGEYLEKLFEFENISIKKFKSWAARRQHNREQKRKQAAERPTFPGSQNVVTLKLPENGPTHKGKKEITLNLHGKTNVCLLHEYAQRVLRAHPKYIFDENENANAPFQAVIKINEVKYGSGFASNKKLAKEEAAKATLEILVPELVAQKQEHKSEPNDLEYFDHISIEDSRVYDLCHKAGQLTPWQILQECLKRNHGMGDTNVKFDVKVNKNQRSEYTMTCGKHVATGFCKNKIVGKQLAAQTILQKLHPQIRSWGSLIRMYGKGACLIDKQKQEAEQSVMELQHNAKKNKPNMHILAKLREEMKRLYADDQEKKKKKVKKFHPGNIEKPSTALCSLDV